In the Kitasatospora terrestris genome, one interval contains:
- a CDS encoding TetR/AcrR family transcriptional regulator, whose protein sequence is MPVVSRKRGKALEAAIFDAALELLTSGGFARMTMEGVAGAAQTGKAALYRRWASKADLVMDALDATLPPPTAIPDLGSVRGELLQVMQVYASVMNSRVGNAMRVLMAELDHEQAKNFREFLQGRVLGPSTSAVLAVLRRGAERGDVRPGAADPLVADVVPAMMLYRAKLCTGRIDREFCERLVDEVLVPLVRP, encoded by the coding sequence GTGCCCGTCGTGTCGCGCAAGCGCGGCAAAGCGCTGGAGGCCGCGATCTTCGACGCGGCCCTGGAGCTGCTCACCTCCGGTGGGTTCGCGCGGATGACGATGGAGGGCGTGGCCGGTGCGGCGCAGACCGGGAAGGCCGCGCTCTACCGGCGTTGGGCGTCCAAGGCGGACCTGGTGATGGACGCCCTCGACGCCACCCTCCCACCCCCTACCGCCATCCCCGACCTGGGGTCGGTGCGCGGCGAGCTCCTGCAGGTCATGCAGGTGTACGCGAGCGTGATGAACTCCCGGGTCGGCAACGCGATGCGGGTCCTGATGGCCGAGCTCGACCACGAACAGGCCAAGAACTTCCGGGAGTTCTTGCAGGGTCGGGTGCTCGGCCCGAGCACCTCCGCGGTGCTGGCCGTCCTGCGCCGCGGCGCCGAGCGCGGGGACGTCCGGCCGGGCGCCGCCGATCCGCTGGTCGCAGACGTCGTGCCGGCCATGATGCTCTACCGGGCGAAGCTGTGTACCGGGCGGATCGACAGGGAGTTCTGCGAGCGGCTGGTCGACGAGGTGCTGGTGCCGCTGGTCCGGCCGTGA
- a CDS encoding ribonuclease HII, which yields MPYDPPTHSVERSLRRAGASVVVGLDEVGRGAWAGPVTVGAAVTGLRKPPEGLTDSKLLTERRRLALAPVLADWVSAYAIGQASPQECDELGMTAALRLAATRALEALPVVPDAVILDGKHDYLGGPWRVRTVIKGDQSCVCVSAASVLAKVQRDGLMAELGADHRAFAFDENAGYPSPVHRAALDEFGPTEHHRLSWAYMDALPRWRHLKRHRAGEEDRGEQLSLGF from the coding sequence ATGCCCTACGACCCCCCGACCCACTCGGTCGAGCGATCCCTGCGCCGGGCCGGTGCGAGCGTGGTCGTCGGACTGGACGAGGTCGGGCGCGGCGCCTGGGCCGGCCCGGTCACCGTCGGTGCGGCCGTCACGGGCCTGCGCAAGCCGCCGGAGGGGCTGACCGACTCCAAGCTGCTCACCGAGCGCCGCCGCCTCGCGCTCGCCCCGGTCCTCGCGGACTGGGTCTCCGCGTACGCCATCGGCCAGGCGTCCCCGCAGGAGTGCGACGAGCTCGGCATGACCGCCGCGCTCCGCCTCGCCGCCACCCGGGCCCTGGAGGCCCTCCCGGTCGTGCCGGACGCGGTCATCCTCGACGGCAAGCACGACTACCTGGGCGGCCCGTGGCGGGTGCGCACGGTGATCAAGGGCGATCAGTCCTGCGTCTGCGTCTCCGCCGCCTCGGTGCTGGCCAAGGTGCAGCGAGACGGTCTGATGGCCGAGTTGGGCGCCGACCACCGCGCGTTCGCCTTCGACGAGAACGCGGGCTACCCGTCCCCGGTGCACCGCGCCGCGCTGGACGAGTTCGGGCCCACCGAGCACCATCGGCTCTCCTGGGCCTACATGGACGCGCTGCCGCGCTGGCGCCACCTCAAGCGTCACCGGGCCGGCGAGGAGGACCGGGGCGAGCAGCTTTCGCTCGGTTTCTGA
- a CDS encoding RecQ family ATP-dependent DNA helicase, translating into MNQRTSHPTDAPDRAAVRARAEAVLRELAGPSALLREDQWSAIEALVVDGRRALVVQRTGWGKSAVYFIATALLRSRGAGPTVIVSPLLALMRNQVESAAKAGIHARTINSANPEEWNGIQAEVAAGRVDILLVSPERLNNPDFRDQVLPKLAASTGLLVVDEAHCISDWGHDFRPDYRRLRTMLTELAPGVPVLATTATANARVTADVAEQLGTGAESGPTPGRALVLRGALDRESLSLAVLPLPDPAHRLAWLADHLAELPGSGIVYTLTVAAAEEVADFLRGRGFPVASYSGRTEDAERRSAEADLLANRVKALVATSALGMGFDKPDLGFVVHLGSPSSPIAYYQQVGRAGRGVDRAEVLLLPGREDEAIWRYFASLGFPAEEQVRRTIDALAEAGRPLSTAALETRVDLRRARLETMLKVLDVDGAVRRVRGGWEATGRPWAYDGARYAKVAESREAEQRAMREYAAGTGCRMEFLRRQLDDPDAAPCGCCDNCAGPKHSAEVSAAALDAARAALGRPGVTFEPRRMWPTGMEALGVPLKGRIPAGEQAEVGRALGRLSDIGWGTRLRAMLGEQSPDGPLPREVLDALVGVVADWAKGPGGWAGPEGPDGARPARPVGVVAMDSATRPALVGSLGEQLAAVGRLPLLGRVEYATGRPPHGGRSNSAQRLHSLSGALALSPGLRETLAAAPGPVLLVDDLVDSGWTVTVAARLLRQAGATAVLPLVLAVQA; encoded by the coding sequence ATGAACCAGCGCACCAGCCACCCCACCGACGCCCCCGACCGCGCTGCCGTCCGTGCCCGCGCCGAGGCGGTGCTGCGCGAGCTCGCCGGGCCCTCGGCCCTGCTGCGCGAGGACCAGTGGTCGGCGATCGAGGCGCTGGTCGTCGACGGCCGCCGGGCCCTGGTGGTGCAGCGCACCGGCTGGGGCAAGTCCGCGGTCTACTTCATCGCCACCGCCCTGCTGCGCTCGCGCGGCGCGGGCCCGACGGTGATCGTCTCCCCGCTGCTCGCGCTGATGCGCAACCAGGTGGAGTCCGCCGCCAAGGCCGGCATCCACGCCCGCACCATCAACTCGGCCAACCCCGAGGAGTGGAACGGGATCCAGGCCGAGGTCGCGGCCGGCCGGGTCGACATCCTGCTGGTCAGCCCCGAGCGTCTGAACAACCCTGACTTCCGCGACCAGGTGCTGCCCAAGCTGGCCGCCTCCACGGGCCTGCTGGTGGTCGACGAGGCGCACTGCATCTCCGACTGGGGCCACGACTTCCGGCCGGACTACCGGCGGCTGCGCACCATGCTCACCGAGCTCGCCCCAGGCGTGCCGGTGCTGGCCACCACCGCCACCGCCAACGCCCGGGTCACCGCCGACGTCGCCGAGCAGCTCGGCACCGGCGCGGAGTCCGGTCCGACACCGGGCCGGGCCCTGGTGCTGCGCGGCGCGCTCGACCGGGAGAGCCTCAGCCTGGCCGTGCTCCCGCTGCCCGACCCGGCGCACCGGCTGGCGTGGCTCGCCGACCACCTCGCCGAGCTGCCCGGCTCCGGCATCGTCTACACCCTGACCGTCGCCGCCGCCGAGGAGGTGGCGGACTTCCTGCGGGGTCGCGGCTTCCCGGTGGCCTCCTACTCGGGCCGTACGGAGGACGCCGAGCGCCGCAGCGCCGAGGCCGATCTGCTGGCCAACCGGGTCAAGGCCCTGGTGGCGACCTCCGCGCTGGGCATGGGCTTCGACAAGCCCGACCTCGGCTTCGTGGTGCACCTCGGTTCGCCGAGCTCGCCGATCGCCTACTACCAGCAGGTCGGCCGGGCCGGCCGCGGCGTCGACCGGGCGGAGGTCCTGCTGCTGCCCGGCCGGGAGGACGAGGCGATCTGGCGCTACTTCGCGTCCTTGGGCTTCCCGGCCGAGGAGCAGGTCCGGCGGACGATCGACGCGCTGGCCGAGGCCGGCCGCCCGCTGTCCACGGCCGCCCTGGAGACTCGGGTGGATCTCCGCCGGGCCCGCCTGGAGACCATGCTCAAGGTGCTGGACGTGGACGGCGCGGTCCGCCGGGTCCGGGGCGGCTGGGAGGCGACGGGCCGGCCGTGGGCGTACGACGGGGCGCGCTACGCGAAAGTCGCCGAGTCCCGCGAGGCCGAGCAGCGGGCGATGCGGGAGTACGCGGCCGGCACCGGCTGCCGGATGGAGTTCCTCCGCCGTCAGCTCGACGACCCGGACGCCGCCCCCTGCGGGTGCTGCGACAACTGCGCCGGCCCGAAGCACTCCGCCGAGGTCTCGGCCGCCGCGCTGGACGCGGCCCGCGCCGCGCTCGGCCGCCCCGGCGTCACCTTCGAGCCGCGCCGGATGTGGCCGACCGGGATGGAGGCGCTCGGCGTCCCGCTCAAGGGCCGGATCCCGGCCGGCGAGCAGGCCGAGGTCGGCCGGGCGCTCGGCCGCCTCTCCGACATCGGCTGGGGCACCCGGCTGCGCGCCATGCTCGGCGAGCAGAGCCCGGACGGTCCGCTCCCCCGCGAGGTGCTCGACGCGCTGGTCGGCGTGGTGGCCGACTGGGCCAAGGGCCCGGGCGGCTGGGCCGGTCCGGAGGGCCCCGACGGCGCCCGGCCGGCCCGCCCGGTCGGCGTGGTGGCCATGGACTCGGCCACCCGGCCCGCCCTGGTCGGCAGCCTCGGCGAGCAGCTCGCTGCGGTCGGGCGGCTGCCCCTGCTGGGCCGGGTCGAGTACGCCACGGGCCGGCCACCGCACGGCGGGCGGAGCAACAGCGCCCAGCGGCTGCACTCGCTGTCCGGTGCGCTGGCGCTCTCCCCCGGGCTGCGGGAGACGCTGGCCGCGGCCCCGGGCCCGGTGCTGCTGGTCGACGACCTGGTGGACTCCGGCTGGACGGTCACCGTGGCCGCCCGGCTGCTCCGGCAGGCCGGCGCCACCGCCGTGCTTCCGCTTGTCCTGGCCGTCCAGGCCTGA